A genomic window from Cucumis melo cultivar AY chromosome 8, USDA_Cmelo_AY_1.0, whole genome shotgun sequence includes:
- the LOC103500874 gene encoding ethylene-responsive transcription factor ERF024 — translation MFFSKSKTFNSTSNPPRYRGVRRRSSGKWVSEIRVPRKPNRIWLGTFPTPEMAAVAYDVAALALKGPNADLNFPNSASSLPVPASTAACDIQAAATSAAAAIGAAADAMGLDGNHVSWSREKEEDGGGCEEELVEGGFVDEDMIFDMPNILMNMAEGMLLTPPPFNFNMNASNDFEYPPTYSQDTLWEFP, via the coding sequence ATGTTTTTTTCCAAATCCAAAACTTTTAATTCTACATCAAACCCTCCTCGTTACCGAGGTGTTCGTCGTCGAAGCTCCGGCAAATGGGTTTCTGAGATTCGAGTGCCAAGGAAGCCCAATAGAATTTGGTTGGGAACTTTTCCTACTCCTGAAATGGCTGCCGTCGCTTACGACGTAGCAGCCCTAGCCCTCAAGGGCCCCAACGCGGACCTCAACTTTCCCAATTCGGCATCTTCGCTACCTGTGCCAGCCTCCACCGCCGCATGTGACATTCAGGCTGCAGCCACGTCTGCTGCGGCAGCTATAGGGGCAGCTGCAGACGCAATGGGGTTAGATGGTAATCACGTGAGTTGGAGTAGAGAAAAAGAGGAAGATGGAGGAGGGTGTGAGGAGGAATTAGTAGAGGGGGGATTTGTAGATGAAGATATGATATTTGATATGCCAAATATTTTGATGAATATGGCTGAAGGAATGCTTCTGACACCTCCACCCTTCAACTTCAACATGAATGCTTCAAATGATTTTGAATATCCTCCAACCTATTCTCAAGACACCCTTTGGGAATTCCCTTAG
- the LOC103500873 gene encoding fructose-bisphosphate aldolase 6, cytosolic — protein MSCYRGKYADELIANAAYIGTPGKGILAADESTGTIGKRLSSINVENVETNRRALRELLFTAPNVLQYLSGVILFEETLYQKTAAGKPFVDVLKEGGVLPGIKVDKGTVELAGTDGETTTQGLDGLAQRCQKYYEAGARFAKWRAVLKIGPNEPSQLSINENANGLARYAIICQENGLVPIVEPEILVDGPHDIKKCADVTERVLAACYKALNDHHVLLEGTLLKPNMVTPGSQSAKVAPEVIAEHTVLALQRTVPAAVPAIVFLSGGQSEEEATVNLNAMNKLKGKKPWSLSFSFGRALQQSTLKAWAGKDENIPKAQAALLVRCKANSEATLGTYKGDAKISEGAAESLHVDNYKY, from the exons ATGTCTTGCTACAGAGGCAAATACGCTG ATGAGCTTATTGCCAATGCTGCCTACATTGGAACTCCTGGGAAGGGTATTCTTGCTGCTGATGAATCGACTGGCACTATTGGAAAGCGTCTTTCCAGCATCAATGTTGAGAACGTTGAAACAAACAGACGTGCTCTTCGTGAGCTCCTTTTCACTGCTCCTAATGTTCTTCAATACCTCAGTGGGGTCATTCTCTTCGAGGAAACACTCTACCAGAAGACAGCTGCAG GCAAGCCTTTCGTCGATGTTTTGAAGGAAGGTGGGGTTCTCCCTGGCATTAAGGTTGACAAGGGTACTGTTGAACTTGCTGGAACTGATGGCGAAACCACAACCCAGGGTCTTGATGGCCTTGCCCAGCGCTGCCAAAAGTACTATGAAGCTGGTGCTCGTTTTGCCAAATGGCGTGCAGTGCTCAAGATTGGTCCTAACGAACCCTCACAGTTGTCCATTAATGAAAATGCCAATGGATTGGCCAGGTATGCTATCATTTGTCAGGAGAATGGTCTTGTACCTATTGTTGAGCCTGAGATCTTGGTTGATGGTCCTCATGACATCAAGAAGTGTGCTGACGTAACTGAACGTGTTCTTGCTGCCTGCTACAAAGCTCTAAATGACCACCACGTTCTCCTTGAAGGAACCTTGTTGAAGCCCAACATGGTTACCCCTGGATCTCAATCTGCAAAGGTTGCACCAGAAGTGATTGCCGAGCACACCGTCCTTGCCCTACAGAGAACTGTTCCTGCTGCAGTTCCGGCTATTGTGTTCTTGTCTGGTGGACAGAGTGAAGAGGAGGCCACCGTCAACCTTAATGCCATGAACAAACTCAAGGGGAAGAAGCCGTGgtctctttctttctcctttgGACGTGCTCTGCAGCAGAGTACTCTCAAGGCATGGGCCGGAAAGGATGAAAACATCCCCAAGGCTCAGGCTGCTTTGCTCGTAAGGTGCAAGGCCAACTCCGAAGCAACTCTTGGAACTTACAAGGGTGATGCTAAGATCAGTGAGGGTGCAGCTGAGAGCCTCCATGTTGACAACTACAAATATTGA
- the LOC103500872 gene encoding serine/threonine-protein kinase CTR1 has protein sequence MEMPGRRSDYSLLSQIPDEEVGTGASTSFYDSVAAGGNVIKGRTDRVFDWDGSGDHRLNTQAYRIGNLYSWIGLQRHSSGSSYDDSSLSSDYYAPTLSNPAANEINALEYIHDDDFRVMKAVGSGGSSGKSWAQQTEESYQLQQALALRLSSDATCADDPNFMDPIPDEAALRSLSISAEAISHRFWVNGCMSYLEKVPDGFYLIHGMDPYVWSLCTNLQEDGRIPSFESLKTVDSSMGSSIEVVLIDRHSDASLKELQNRVHNISSSCVTPKEVADHIAKLVCNHLGGSVSEGEDDLVSAWKECSDDLKECLGSAVIPLCSLSVGLCRHRALLFKVLADSIDLPCRIARGCKYCTRDDASSCLVRFGLDREYLIDLIGRPGCLCEPDSLLNGPSSISISSPLRFPRLKPIESTIDFRSLAKQYFLDSQSLNLVFDEASSGNVVSGKDAAFSVYQRPLNRKDVDGKTIVVTGDKDRNSQLLNKKAAQLNTQDGKSEQFRSCVASPYSVQSTPFVENVVPLSHISHIGSEDSEHLLALSHPRMDHANNLPFVDGSQLIRKPNELSLGLEDLVIPWTDLDLREKIGAGSFGTVYHADWHGSDVAVKILMEQDLHAERFDEFLREVAIMKCLRHPNIVLFMGAVTEPPNLSIVTEYLSRGSLHRLLHRPGAREVLDERRRLNMAYDVAKGMNYLHKRNPPIVHRDLKSPNLLVDKKYTVKVCDFGLSRLKAHTFLSSKSAAGTPEWMAPEVLRDEPSNEKSDVYSFGVILWELATLQQPWGNMNPPQVVAAVGFKGKRLEIPCDLNPRVATIIEACFASEPWKRPSFYEIMESLKPLIKPATPHQVRSNVSLVTQ, from the exons ATGGAAATGCCTGGACGGAGGTCTGATTACTCTCTTTTAAGCCAAATTCCGGACGAGGAGGTTGGAACGGGAGCTTCCACTTCCTTTTACGACTCCGTAGCAGCTGGGGGAAACGTTATCAAAGGGAGAACCGATAGGGTTTTTGATTGGGATGGGAGTGGTGATCACAGGTTAAACACGCAGGCGTATCGGATAGGGAACCTGTATTCATGGATTGGTTTACAGAGACATTCCAGTGGAAGCAGCTACGATGATAGCTCTCTCTCTAGTGATTACTACGCACCGACGCTATCAAACCCTGCAGCAAATGAGATCAATGCATTGGAATATATCCACGATGATGATTTCCGAGTGATGAAAGCTGTGGGAAGTGGAGGTTCGTCTGGAAAGAGCTGGGCCCAGCAGACGGAAGAGAGCTATCAGTTGCAGCAGGCCTTGGCTCTTAGGCTTTCTTCAGATGCTACTTGTGCTGATGATCCCAACTTTATGGATCCGATTCCAGACGAGGCAGCTTTAAGATCGTTATCGATTTCAGCTGAGGCCATCTCGCATCGGTTCTGG GTAAATGGATGCATGTCATATTTGGAGAAAGTGCCAGATGGTTTTTATCTAATTCATGGGATGGACCCATATGTATGGTCATTATGCACCAATCTGCAAGAGGATGGGCGTATACCATCATTTGAATCTCTGAAAACAGTTGATTCCAGCATGGGTTCATCAATTGAAGTAGTTTTGATAGATCGGCATAGTGATGCTAGCTTAAAAGAACTGCAAAACAGGGTGCATAATATTTCTTCCAGTTGTGTAACCCCAAAAGAGGTTGCAGATCATATAGCAAAGCTGGTATGCAATCACTTGGG GGGTTCAGTTTCTGAGGGAGAAGATGACTTGGTTTCTGCCTGGAAGGAATGCAGCGATGACTTAAAGGAATGTTTGGGATCTGCTGTGATTCCCTTATGCAGCTTATCTGTTGGCCTTTGCAGACATCGTGCTCTTTTATTCAAA GTCCTAGCTGATTCAATTGATTTACCCTGTCGAATTGCTAGGGGTTGTAAATATTGCACTAGAGATGATGCTTCATCTTGCCTTGTTAGGTTCGGGCTTGATAG GGAATATCTCATTGATCTGATTGGGAGGCCAGGTTGCTTATGCGAACCTGATTCTTTGCTCAATGGTCCATCATCCATCTCAATTTCTTCACCATTGCGATTTCCAAGACTAAAACCTATTGAATCTACCATTGATTTCAGGTCGCTGGCCAAACAGTATTTCTTGGATAGCCAATCACTTAATCTTGTATTTGATGAAGCTtcttcag GGAATGTTGTATCTGGGAAGGATGCTGCATTCTCCGTCTATCAAAGGCCATTAAATAGGAAGGATGTAGATGGAAAAACCATAGTGGTTACTGGTGACAAGGACAGAAATTCTCagttattaaataaaaaagcaGCCCAACTGAATACTCAAGATGGAAAGTCTGAGCAATTTAGATCATGTGTTGCTTCTCCATATAGTGTACAGTCGACCCCTTTTGTAGAAAATGTAGTCCCTTTAAGCCATATCTCACACATTGGTTCTGAAGATTCGGAGCATCTCTTAGCATTGTCTCATCCAAGGATGGATCATGCTAACAATTTACCATTTGTTGATGGTAGTCAGTTGATTAGAAAGCCAAATGAGCTTTCCCTTGGCTTAGAAGATTTGGTTATTCCATGGACAGATCTTGATTTGAGGGAGAAAATTGGAGCAG GTTCTTTTGGGACTGTATATCATGCTGATTGGCATGGCTCA GATGTTGCTGTGAAGATTCTGATGGAACAAGACCTACATGCAGAACGTTTTGATGAATTTCTTAGGGAG GTTGCCATAATGAAATGTCTACGACATCCAAACATCGTTCTCTTTATGGGTGCAGTCACAGAGCCTCCAAACTTGTCCATTGTAACGGAATACTTATCAAG GGGTAGTTTGCACAGGCTTTTGCATAGACCTGGGGCACGTGAAGTCTTAGATGAGAGACGACGGTTAAACATGGCATATGATGTT GCAAAGGGAATGAATTATCTTCACAAACGTAACCCCCCAATTGTTCATCGTGATTTGAAATCACCAAATCTTTTGGTTGATAAGAAGTACACTGTGAAG GTTTGTGATTTTGGGCTTTCACGCTTGAAGGCACACACATTTCTTTCGTCAAAATCAGCTGCTGGGACT CCTGAGTGGATGGCACCAGAAGTTCTTCGCGATGAGCCATCAAATGAGAAATCTGATGTTTATAGTTTTGGTGTGATACTATGGGAGCTTGCAACATTGCAGCAACCATGGGGCAACATGAACCCACCGCAG GTTGTGGCTGCTGTGGGTTTCAAAGGAAAAAGGCTCGAGATCCCATGTGATTTAAATCCTCGAGTTGCTACTATCATAGAGGCTTGCTTTGCCAG TGAGCCTTGGAAACGTCCTTCCTTTTATGAAATAATGGAATCGTTGAAGCCATTGATCAAACCTGCTACACCTCATCAAGTTCGCTCAAACGTGTCATTAGTTACTCAATGA